The following DNA comes from Gottschalkia purinilytica.
TAAGTTCTGATCTACTTGATATAAATATAATACTAGATTGATAATCTATTTTTCTTATATTAATAGCACTCCTTATTCCTTTTAATTGTCCTTTGTTATCTTGAACATTTAGTATATATACACCATATTGATTATTATTTTTGGCATGATCTACTAGTTCTTCTGGATGCGTAGTTAAGATATCTACTTTGAAATCACAATCTAATTTCATCTCAAAAAGTATTTTATCTATTATTAATTCTGTTTCTTTAACCCTTTGTTGATTTATGCCACATATACCAATCTTTATCATGTATTAGACACCTCCAATAATTAATATTAAATAGCTTGTTAGATAATAAATAACTAACTATCTCTTAAATATAAATAACTGTTTATTTTAAAAATTTAACTAGATAGTTATATTAGCTTTATCTACAAGCTTTTCAATTAAATATAATAAGGTTGTCTATAATACATGAAAATTTATAGTTGTTAATTTTGTACAGTTTATTATTTTCTATAATAAGTTCGTCTTATACCTCTAATAATTCTAAGTTTTATGTTATTAACATAATATATAAGTTTTTAAAAATCAAATTGTTCTATTCTTCAATCAATGGTATTAAAAGATAGTATACATTAAATATATTATAAACACAATAAGTCTTTATTTAGTCTTAATATCGCATTTAAATTTAATTATAAAGTTATACAAAACAAATAACTAACATTCTTTTAGTACCCATAATTTATCTATATATTCGTCATATATAACTTTACTTATATATACTAATAAATAAAGAAAGATAGTGAATCTCACTATCTTTCTTTATAAGTACTATTTTAAATTTTCTAGAAACTCTGTAATTCCCTTTAGTGCATCTTCTTCATCATATCCGCTCGCAATTATTTTTATCTCTTCACCCTGATACACTCCAAGAGCCATTATGCCCATTATACTTTTAGCATTTACTTTATTATCACCTTTTTCTATATATATATCACTCTTATATTTACCACATGCTTGGACGAATAAAGCCGCCGGCCTAGCATGGAGTCCTAGTTCATTATTTATTGTAATAGTCTTTTCTACCAATACTTTACTTCCTCCCTTCTTTTATCTTTTCAGCTATTTGTTCTAACTTTCTTAATCTATGATTGACTCCTGATTTTCCTACAGGAGGGTTTAACATCATTCCTAGTTCTTTTAAACTAGCTTCTCTATGTTCTAATCTTAATCTTGCTATATCTATTAAATTACTAGGTAAATTATTTATTCCTATAGTCGTATCTATATATTCTATGTTTTCAATCTGTCTTATGGAAGCATTTATAGTTTTAGCCAAATTAGCGGTTTCACAATTAACTATTCTATTAACATTATTTCTAACTTCTTTTAATATCCTTATATCTTCTAATCTTAATAGTGCTGAATATGCTCCTATAATATTAAGTAGATCAACTATCTGTTCACCTTCCTTTAGATAAACTACATAATTGTCTTTTCTAGTAACTATTTTAGAATTAAGTCCAAATGAGTTTATTAATTTAGACAAATCTTTACTGTGATCTTGACTATGCGTAACAAACTCAAGATGATAGGTCTTTTCTGGATTACTTATTGAACCTCCTCCTAAAAAAGCACCCCTTATGTATGACCTCTTGCAACATCTATTTTTAACAATATCTTTAGGTATTTTATAGCTAATTGTATAGTGATCATTGTTATTTTGTTTAAGTATCCCTGTATCTATCAATATTTGTTGAGAATTATTTAAATAATCTACTAATATCAAATAGTTGTTATTTTTTTTCAATTGCTTATTCTTTCTGACCATAACTTCAGTCTGTATATTGTATAAATTTTTTAGCAAAGTGAAGATTCTTCTTGCTATAGCAGCATTTTCTGTTGAAACTTTTATGTTAACTTTCCCAACTCCACTTATTTGAATTGATCCACTCATACGAATAAGTGCAGCTAGCTCAGCTAACAAACAGCATTTATCTTCAACCTGCATTCTTGATAATTCATTTTTTGTAATTGATGAAAAAGAAGACATATTCATCTACCCCTTTTTTATCGTTAGCCACAGAAGTAAAAGTGTAAATGTTTTCTATTTATGTCACAAAGAAAAAATATCTATTTATAGAGGGCAAAATATATTCTACAACTCTTTTATAGCTTTTGCAATTATCTTTTTTTCGTCATCATATTTAGCAAGCTGAGTTGCTCTATTCATGTGAACAAATCTTGCTTCAATGAATCCTTCTTTTCTTTGAGGTATACACACCATACTTCTTGCTCTCATTAGAAACCAGTGTACAGTCTTATTAACTATTTCATTTTCTTCTCTCGAATTCCTAAAACTATAGTGTATTTTACCTAAGTATTTTATAACACTAGCTTTTACCCCACCTTCTTCAAATACTTCTCTAGTAGCCGCCTTTACTATTTCTTCATTGTCCTCTATTTTTCCTTTAGGTAAAACCCAATCTCCATTATATTTTTTTAAAAGAAGAATAGCATTTCCGAATACAACAATCCCTCCTGCACTAATTTCTTGTCTCACTTTTCCACACTCCCATTAGTTAAGTTATACATTAGTAAAAAGTACATAAGTTCATACATTAAAGTTATCATATAAGGTAAAATGTTGCAACTGTTAGCTTCCAAAGTAGTATAAAAACAATTTACCCCTTATTTCAAAATATTATTACTTATATATATTACGTATTTTATTATTTGGGTAATATATAATTAAATGATAAATAGAAATTCAAACTTTATATTCGTTAACTTTCATGATTATTTTAAAAAAATAGTTTATAATATATTTTATATTAAATTTCTTGTTTTTATTTTAAATAAATATTATACTAATAAATTGTGGTCTAATTTTTATCTTTATTTCAGCGAAATTCTTGACTAATATAGTATATTAACTTATTAATAGTATATTAATTTTTAAATGGAGGTTTATATGAGCGAGAAAATAGTTCCGGTTGTATCAAGTTATTTAAGAAAACACATGATTTATGTACCATCAGTAATAGAAAAAGCTTCCGGTATTAGGGTCAATGGAAAACTTATTCGTTCTTTAGTTTTCTCAACAGATGTTGCAATTATTAGAAACATAAATGCAGATGCTGTTATAGCTGTATATCCGTTTACGCCTCAACTTATCATTACTCAAGCACTAATGACAGCTGCAGATCTCCCTGTCTTTTGTGGAGTAGGTGGAGGTCTTACTACTGGAAAAAGAACTATAAACTTAGCTCTTCATGCAGAGTTTCAAGGTTCTTTAGGAGTAGTTGTAAACTCTCCAACATCTAATGAAGTTATAAATGAATTATCTAACACAATAGATATTCCTATAGTAGTTACTGTAGCTTCTGAAAAAACGGATATTAACTCTAGACTTCAAGCAGGTGCAAACATCCTTAATGTATCTGGAGGTCCTAGAACAGCTGAAATCGTAAAGGTTATAAGAAAAAACTATCCAGATGTTCCTATAATTGCCACAGGCGGACCAACAGATGATACTATATTAGCTACTATAGATGCTGGTGCAAATGCGATCACGTATACACCACCTTCATCAGCAGAACTATTTGGTGGTCTAATGAATAAGTATAGATCTCTTGAGGATTAAAAATAAACTGAAGGAATAATAGATCCTTCAGTTTACTATACTTTTCATTATATTTTGAATCTTTTATTCAGAACCAAATTTGTTATTATTTCACTAAGCTTTTTAGCATCGTGTCTTATATAGTTTTTTTTCACGTCTACAAGATTATCTTTTATCACTCCTATACCTCTTGATAAAAGCTCTTCCTCTTCTTCATCTGTTATAATCACAGGTTTTGCTCCATCTTCATGATATTTTATAAGTGTATAAGGTGGTATTCTTTCTATATTAGTTATCACATAGTCTATAATACTTTTTTTAGTATGCTTAGAAATAGCATCTATATGATCAACCACTCCATAATTATCTGTTTCTCCGGGCTGAGTCATGACATTTGTTATATATACTTTTATAGCTTGCGACTTTTCTATTTCTTTGACTAAATCATTTATTAACAAATTGGGTATAACACTCGTATATAAACTTCCTGGTCCTAATACGACACAGTCTGCTTCTCTTATTACATCTAGTGCTTCTTCTAAAGGCCTCAATTTTCTTGGTTTAATAAATACATGATCTATTTCACTATCGGCCTCTTTACTTTTAACAGGTATATTAGATTCACCCTCTATAACTTTACCGTTCTTCAACTTAGCGTACAACTTTACACTTTCTGTAGTCATTGGTAAAACTCTACCTGTAACAGCTAGAACATTACTTATTTCCTTTATGGCAACTTCAAAATTACCATATATTTCATTCATCGCAGCTATAAAAAGATTCCCAAAACTTTGTCCTTTAAGACTTCCTTCTTTAAATCTATATTGTAAAATTTTTTCCATAGTTGGCTCTGTATTTGCTAGCGCTACAAGACAACTTCTTATATCTCCTGGTGGAAGCATTCCTAAATCTTCTCTTAAAATTCCAGAACCTCCACCATCATCTGCTACTGTAACTATAGCAGTTATATTCGACGTGTACTCTTTTAATCCTCTTAACAATACAGATAATCCTGTACCGCCTCCTATAACAACTATTTTAGGTCCTTTATTTAATATTTTTTCCTTATAAAGTAGCTTATTAATAGTTTCTTTATCTAGTGCATTATATCCTTTATAGTTACATACAACTTTCAATATAGATTGAATAGATTTTTTTATACTAAATACTATTAAGATTACTCCTACTATTATTAAACATGTTATTATAATCCAGTTTTGAACTAGATTAAAAACAGTTTTATAAAATATCGTTGAAAGACCAAATGAAAAACTTATTATACCTATAAGTCCTAAGAAAATCCATCTCTTTATACCTAGACCTGGCTTTATCCATTTCATAAAACTCATATTTTTTCTCCTTTAAATCCCCTTATAACTTATGCAATCCCTGTGATTAGGAATCACCCTATATCCACTATCTCTTAGGTGTTCATATAATACATTTGCAATTGTAACTGATCTATGTTTCCCACCTGTGCATCCAACAGCTACTACTAATTGACTCTTTCCTTCTTTAATATAGAATGGTATCAAAAAATCTATCATATCTGTAAGCTTATTTACAAATGTTTTAGTTTGTTCCCATTCCATTACATAATCTCTAACTTCCTTATCATTACCAGTAAACTCTCTTAATTCAGGAATGTAGAAAGGATTTGGTAAAAATCTCACATCAAATACAAGGTCGGCATCAAGGGGTATTCCCTTCTTGAATCCAAAAGATACTATAGATATTGTTAAATTCTTTCCTTCTTTTCCTTCTAAAAAAATACGCGTTATCTCTTCTTTAAGCATAGCTATTGTAAAGTTTGAAGTATCTATTATATAATCTGCCTTCTTTTTAACTTCATCTAATACTTCTCTCTCTTTTTCTATTCCATCTAGTATCCTTCCGTCTAAACTTAATGGATGGGGCCTTCTTAATTCTTTAAATCTTTTTACGAGTATCTTATCTGAAGCTTCCAAAAATAATATTTTATACTCGAACCCTAGCTTGTCTATAGCATCTAGGCTACTAAACAAGTCATTTAAGAAGTTTCCTTTTCTTGTATTAATAACTAATGCTACATTACTCATCTTATCTTTAGATTGAAGATAAAGCTCAGCGAAATCAGGTAACAATGCAGGTGGTAAATTTCCCATACAATAAAATCCACTGTCTTCTAATATTTTTAATGACTGACTTTTACCCGCTCCTGAAAGCCCTGTAATTATAATGAATTTCATATTAAAAAGTTGCCCCCTTTCTTAATTTATTTATCTTATAACATTTGTTATTCTCTCAGGACTAAGACCTGCTTCAATAGCTCTTTCTATTCCTTTATCCACTTTGCCAATGTCTTTTGGACTGTGAGCATCACTATTTATCATAAATTTCACATCTTCCTCCATAGCTACTTTTATATAGTCTACTGTAAGAAATCCATGACTTGCATTAATTTCTAAAGCTGTATCTCTTTTAGCAGCAGCTCTTGCTAATTCTCTAGTATTAATGTCTACCTTTGCTCCTGGATGAGTAATTAAGTTGATATCATAATTATTTATAGCTTTTATTAAAGCTTCTGTATTTAGTCTTCTAGCCTTTTCTGCTTTAGATTTTGAATACTTAGCCATGCGATTTAAGAGAAATATTCTATAAGCATCTTTTATTGTTTTAGGCATAGCACCAAAATGAAATCCTACTAACAATATATCTAATAGATCCATAATTTTATCATCTACATCTATATAACCTGAATAGCTAATAATATTAGCCTCTACTCCCATAAGTATTTTTATATCTTTATATTCCTCATTTAAACGATCTATTTCTTCTCTCATCTTTTTAAAGTTTTCTTTTTTTACCCCAAATCCTATATGAGCTGGTCCATGATCACAAATAGCTATTTCTCTTAGTCCCTTTGATATTGCACTTTCTACATTCTCTCTAATAGTTCCAGTTCCATGACTATAGACAGTATGTGTGTGGTAATCCCCAAATATTTTCATTTGTATCACCTACTTTTTTATTGTTCTCCTATTATTTTAACCTCTGTTTCTAATTGTACTCCAAATTTATCTTTTACTGTTTTTTGTACAGTTCTTATTAAGTTGATAACATCACTACTAGTAGCATTTCCTAAGTTAACTATAAATCCACAATGTTGATCCGATACTTGTGCATCTCCATGTCTAAGTCCTCTTAGTCCAGAATCCTCTATTAATTTTCCTGCAAAGTATCCTTCAGGTCTTTTAAACGTACTCCCTGCACTTGGCAAATGTAGTGGCTGTTTTGTAGTTCTTTTTTTATTTAATTCTTTCATATATTCATTTATTTTATCATAATCTTCTTCTTTAAGAGTGATTTCTCCCTCCACTACTATTAACCTTTCTTTTTGTACTATACTCTGTCTATACCCAAAATTCATTTCACTATTAGTAAATTCTACAATATTTCCGTCCAAATCTATACATTTTACTTTAGATATTACATCTTTCATTTCTCCACCATAAGCTCCTGCATTCATGGCTACTGCGCCTCCTAGAGATCCTGGTATTCCACTCGCGAACTCTAATCCTCCTAATGAATGTTTTAAAGCCATTTTTGATACTACAGAAAGAAGTGCTCCACTCTGAGCAATTATTTTGTTATCCTCTACCTTTACTTCATTTAAATTCTCCGCTATTTTTATTATTACTCCTCTTATCCCTTTATCTGTAATTAGTAAGTTACTTCCATTTCCCATAACCATATATTCAATATCATTTTCTTTACAAGCTTTTATAGAAGATGAAACTTCTTCAAGGCTTCCTGGCATAACTAATATATCTACCGGTCCACCGATTTTAAATGATGTATGATTTTTCATAGGTTCATCTATTAAAACTGTTCCATTAGTTATTATATTTTTAAATAAATCATATATTTCTTGCTTCTTCACAATATCAACTCCTATGTTATAGTCTGTTTAATCTCTATCATATAATTATATATTATAATAATCAAAAATAATCCTTTAATGGCTAATATATAGATATAATTAAGTATTTATCATATATCACATCGTATTAAAATATCATATATTTTATTTAACATATATGATACTGCTTTATGTTATCATATTTTAGACATATTTATAATACATTTATTTATCCAATATATAGATAAAATTAAGTGTTAATCAATCTCTTACCGTTTCAAGATATGATATATTTTTCTACTATATAATTTTCACTTATAATAAATATAATCTTTTAATTGTTAATATACAAGCATAATTGAGCACGTATCCATACCTTAGATTATATTAGAATACGATAATGCTATTAACATGTGAGATACTATTTTATATTATCATATTTTAAGATAATCTTTTAGCAATTTAATTTCGTTAACTTATAAGTAGAGTTAAGTATTAGTTTCATATCTGATAGTTTTAGAATATGATACATTTTCCTTAAACTCTATCATATAATCATACTTATGTTATTTGCCCTATATCATAGTTAAGTATATCTTTTTTTAATATAATAAACAATACTTTATAAGTACATAAAGTATTCAGGATAAGATATTTACTAATTATTCATTAATTGAGTAATTTGTTTATTTGCCTCTTTTAAAGCTTCTTCTGCACTTTTTTCTCCTATTATTGAAAGTCTTATTTGATTTTGGAGTATTCTATCTACTTCTTTCCATTTAGCATGCTTTGGTACTGTTTGAGTATATGATAAGATATCCTCCATTTTTTTCATTTTTTCATTATTAGCATACATATCTTCTATTGTACTTTTTACCGTAAATACTCCCATTTTTTCTAAATCTTTTTGAGTTTCATCTTCAATCAAGAATTTTAAGAACTTAATAATCATATTTAACTTTTCTTTATCTTTCTGTTTAAATACTCCAAAAGCACTTACGCTATTATTTAAAGAAACTGGAAGTTTTTTATCTCCTATAGGATAATTTACAATATCATATTCAAACCCCTCACCACTTCTATTTAGTTCATCAAGAACCTTTACAGCCCAAGACCCAGCTATGTAAGAAGCTACCTTTTTATCCTTGCAAAACATATCCCATGCTTTATTTTCGTTACTAACTCCAAAATCTTCTGGAGTAACTTTATATTTGTTTTTTAAATCTACCACTTTATTAAGTCCACTAACTGCTTTTTCTCCGTTAAATATGTATTCATCATTATCTTCTTTTATTATCTCTGCTCCATCGCTAAGTATAAGTCCCCATATATTATAATAATTTGGTTTTACAAATGAATGAAAACCATATTGATCTATTTTCCCATCATTATCAGAATCATATGTTAACTTTTTCATTTTTTTTACGAATTCTTCATATGTCCAATTTCCATCTACTGGAGGTTCAACTTGTTTTTCTTTAAATAAATCGAGATTTATATACATACCATAAGTAGTCATCATAAATGGTACTCCCCACATTTTGTCATTATACATTACTGACTTTAATGCTTGATATTTAAATTCTTTTTTATCTGATTCATCAAAATATTGATCAAGGGGCTCTAATACTTTATCATTCATATATATATAATCAGTACCTATAGGAGCTATATCTGGTACATTTCCTGTTTCTAATGCAACTTCTAACTTTATAGGTCCTTTGTCCCAATCTATAGGTTGAAGTTCTATATATACTCCTGGATTTTCCGCTTCAAATTTTTTGATTTTCTCTTGCATCCATCCATATCTACTTCCTGTTGTAACATCTAACCGTGGAAAATCCCATAGTTTTATAACTCCTCTCCAATTTGAATCTTCATCTTCTATTTTTGTATCTTCAACACCATTGTCTATGCTAAAAAACAAAGCATATATAGGCCAACAAATAATAAATATAATTAAAATAATAGATATTATTTTTTTTATCTTCTTTTTCATGTATCCCCCTCCTACAAATATACATATTATTTTTTCGTATTAATTATGTTAGATACGCTTACTTTTTTAACTTAATTATGTATTCTCTTATCATAGAAAATAGCTAATTAAATATTTTGATGAGGAGGATAATATGAATCTTAGTTAGTCATTTAAATAAAAAAAATCCTCAGTAGATTTATATCATGAGGATATGAAAGAA
Coding sequences within:
- a CDS encoding HPr family phosphocarrier protein — encoded protein: MVEKTITINNELGLHARPAALFVQACGKYKSDIYIEKGDNKVNAKSIMGIMALGVYQGEEIKIIASGYDEEDALKGITEFLENLK
- the whiA gene encoding DNA-binding protein WhiA, which gives rise to MSSFSSITKNELSRMQVEDKCCLLAELAALIRMSGSIQISGVGKVNIKVSTENAAIARRIFTLLKNLYNIQTEVMVRKNKQLKKNNNYLILVDYLNNSQQILIDTGILKQNNNDHYTISYKIPKDIVKNRCCKRSYIRGAFLGGGSISNPEKTYHLEFVTHSQDHSKDLSKLINSFGLNSKIVTRKDNYVVYLKEGEQIVDLLNIIGAYSALLRLEDIRILKEVRNNVNRIVNCETANLAKTINASIRQIENIEYIDTTIGINNLPSNLIDIARLRLEHREASLKELGMMLNPPVGKSGVNHRLRKLEQIAEKIKEGRK
- a CDS encoding NUDIX hydrolase, which codes for MRQEISAGGIVVFGNAILLLKKYNGDWVLPKGKIEDNEEIVKAATREVFEEGGVKASVIKYLGKIHYSFRNSREENEIVNKTVHWFLMRARSMVCIPQRKEGFIEARFVHMNRATQLAKYDDEKKIIAKAIKEL
- a CDS encoding hydrolase, which translates into the protein MSEKIVPVVSSYLRKHMIYVPSVIEKASGIRVNGKLIRSLVFSTDVAIIRNINADAVIAVYPFTPQLIITQALMTAADLPVFCGVGGGLTTGKRTINLALHAEFQGSLGVVVNSPTSNEVINELSNTIDIPIVVTVASEKTDINSRLQAGANILNVSGGPRTAEIVKVIRKNYPDVPIIATGGPTDDTILATIDAGANAITYTPPSSAELFGGLMNKYRSLED
- a CDS encoding gluconeogenesis factor YvcK family protein; amino-acid sequence: MSFMKWIKPGLGIKRWIFLGLIGIISFSFGLSTIFYKTVFNLVQNWIIITCLIIVGVILIVFSIKKSIQSILKVVCNYKGYNALDKETINKLLYKEKILNKGPKIVVIGGGTGLSVLLRGLKEYTSNITAIVTVADDGGGSGILREDLGMLPPGDIRSCLVALANTEPTMEKILQYRFKEGSLKGQSFGNLFIAAMNEIYGNFEVAIKEISNVLAVTGRVLPMTTESVKLYAKLKNGKVIEGESNIPVKSKEADSEIDHVFIKPRKLRPLEEALDVIREADCVVLGPGSLYTSVIPNLLINDLVKEIEKSQAIKVYITNVMTQPGETDNYGVVDHIDAISKHTKKSIIDYVITNIERIPPYTLIKYHEDGAKPVIITDEEEEELLSRGIGVIKDNLVDVKKNYIRHDAKKLSEIITNLVLNKRFKI
- the rapZ gene encoding RNase adapter RapZ; protein product: MKFIIITGLSGAGKSQSLKILEDSGFYCMGNLPPALLPDFAELYLQSKDKMSNVALVINTRKGNFLNDLFSSLDAIDKLGFEYKILFLEASDKILVKRFKELRRPHPLSLDGRILDGIEKEREVLDEVKKKADYIIDTSNFTIAMLKEEITRIFLEGKEGKNLTISIVSFGFKKGIPLDADLVFDVRFLPNPFYIPELREFTGNDKEVRDYVMEWEQTKTFVNKLTDMIDFLIPFYIKEGKSQLVVAVGCTGGKHRSVTIANVLYEHLRDSGYRVIPNHRDCISYKGI
- a CDS encoding PHP domain-containing protein; its protein translation is MKIFGDYHTHTVYSHGTGTIRENVESAISKGLREIAICDHGPAHIGFGVKKENFKKMREEIDRLNEEYKDIKILMGVEANIISYSGYIDVDDKIMDLLDILLVGFHFGAMPKTIKDAYRIFLLNRMAKYSKSKAEKARRLNTEALIKAINNYDINLITHPGAKVDINTRELARAAAKRDTALEINASHGFLTVDYIKVAMEEDVKFMINSDAHSPKDIGKVDKGIERAIEAGLSPERITNVIR
- the murB gene encoding UDP-N-acetylmuramate dehydrogenase — encoded protein: MKKQEIYDLFKNIITNGTVLIDEPMKNHTSFKIGGPVDILVMPGSLEEVSSSIKACKENDIEYMVMGNGSNLLITDKGIRGVIIKIAENLNEVKVEDNKIIAQSGALLSVVSKMALKHSLGGLEFASGIPGSLGGAVAMNAGAYGGEMKDVISKVKCIDLDGNIVEFTNSEMNFGYRQSIVQKERLIVVEGEITLKEEDYDKINEYMKELNKKRTTKQPLHLPSAGSTFKRPEGYFAGKLIEDSGLRGLRHGDAQVSDQHCGFIVNLGNATSSDVINLIRTVQKTVKDKFGVQLETEVKIIGEQ
- a CDS encoding ABC transporter substrate-binding protein; its protein translation is MKKKIKKIISIILIIFIICWPIYALFFSIDNGVEDTKIEDEDSNWRGVIKLWDFPRLDVTTGSRYGWMQEKIKKFEAENPGVYIELQPIDWDKGPIKLEVALETGNVPDIAPIGTDYIYMNDKVLEPLDQYFDESDKKEFKYQALKSVMYNDKMWGVPFMMTTYGMYINLDLFKEKQVEPPVDGNWTYEEFVKKMKKLTYDSDNDGKIDQYGFHSFVKPNYYNIWGLILSDGAEIIKEDNDEYIFNGEKAVSGLNKVVDLKNKYKVTPEDFGVSNENKAWDMFCKDKKVASYIAGSWAVKVLDELNRSGEGFEYDIVNYPIGDKKLPVSLNNSVSAFGVFKQKDKEKLNMIIKFLKFLIEDETQKDLEKMGVFTVKSTIEDMYANNEKMKKMEDILSYTQTVPKHAKWKEVDRILQNQIRLSIIGEKSAEEALKEANKQITQLMNN